The genomic region TGGAAGGGTATATCTCAAGAAAATAGTGCAATGGTGGAATAAATGAGAAGGATAGGTTTAGGGCTTTCAATAATCGGTTTAATCGACTCTTCCTATCTCCTTTATCTTACAGAGACTGAGAGACCCCCTCCCTTCTGTAACGTGTCTGCCTACATTGACTGTGGCAGAGTTGAGTTCAGCGCTTTTTCTCACTTCCTGGGAGTTCCAGACCCACTGCTGGGAGTTCTCTTTTTCGCGATGAGCATTACGCTTTGGCTAAAGTTTGGGTCCGTGTTGAAATATTGGTGGGCACTCGGGGTCATCTTCTCTGGTTACCTAATCTTTACTGAAGTGATTCTGAATTCGATTTGCCTATATTGCATGCTGGCTCAAGCTTGCTGTATAATTCAAGGGATATTTATCTTGAGGATGAAGGAGTGAGAGTTTTCTTGCGTCAAATTAACGAGTTGAGTTATAACCAGTGAACGGACCTAGATAATAGGTGAACAGGATGATAATCCTAATAAATACTCTGGTATTAATTTCCTTTAATTCAATGAAAACTAAATTATTCTCTTTTAAATAGATAACGAATAAAAAGAGGAAAATTCATTGAGGCTTAATGAATAGAATACTCGTAGCCATAGCGTTAGTTTCCGTGTTTTTAGTTGGTTCCTTCCTAGGAGCTCCCATGATACAGTTCTTTTCCTCGGTGATAACGCCAATACCTCAACCCATTGTAAGGACTTACGACATGTATAACACAACCTATTTCCCGTATGAGGTGAAAGTCGTGTATTATCCAGCTAATGCAACGAGTCAGAATCTGGATCTACCAAGTTATTGGGGAGTTACGAACGGTGGCCAGTCCCACAATGCAGCCCTTACGACCACATGCACCGAGTTAATTCAGGGTGTTGTCTGGCAACAGGATTTTGCCCATATGGCTGGTGCAGCCCTCATTCCCATGACTGCTCCACAGAGTATGTTACCCGGTGCTAGCGTCATGGGAACAAGGTCCGCACTGGTAATGTTAACTCAAATGGTGGGAGAACCGTTGGGCGTTACATTGGCCGATAATTTACTATTTGTGGAAGAGGATAGCGGACCAGGAAGTATCTTCGCAGTGAATCCTCTGAACGGACAGGTAGTGTGGTATGCCACAGGACTAGCCAGTTACGCGATGAATAACCCCATCGTTTACAACGGGATAGTGTATGTGACTGTGGGAGATGTTGGTTTCAACTTCGCGAATTTCGTTCACTACGAGAAGGGGCAA from Metallosphaera sedula DSM 5348 harbors:
- a CDS encoding vitamin K epoxide reductase family protein — its product is MRRIGLGLSIIGLIDSSYLLYLTETERPPPFCNVSAYIDCGRVEFSAFSHFLGVPDPLLGVLFFAMSITLWLKFGSVLKYWWALGVIFSGYLIFTEVILNSICLYCMLAQACCIIQGIFILRMKE